The following are encoded together in the Zingiber officinale cultivar Zhangliang chromosome 8A, Zo_v1.1, whole genome shotgun sequence genome:
- the LOC122011607 gene encoding protein GLUTAMINE DUMPER 2-like, which yields MRTPAGFTADGDGDPSSAASLLSSPPSSSAAAPGGPHSPWHSPVPYLFGGLAAMLGLIAVALLILTCSFWQLSSYLDAGEPEPDPDAADSGGDPPSADHRKPGTAVPALLEERFLVIMPGDDAPTVLAIPISKPPSAASSTPSSALSAAAAATDQDVRQPSS from the coding sequence ATGCGGACGCCCGCAGGTTTCACTGCCGACGGCGACGGCGACCCCTCCTCCGCTGCCTCCCTTCTATCCTCGCCTCCCTCCTCCTCCGCTGCCGCCCCCGGAGGGCCCCACTCACCGTGGCACTCGCCCGTGCCGTACCTCTTTGGCGGCCTCGCTGCCATGCTCGGTCTCATCGCCGTCGCCCTCCTCATCCTCACCTGCTCCTTCTGGCAGCTCTCCAGCTACCTCGATGCCGGCGAGCCCGAGCCCGACCCCGACGCCGCCGACAGCGGCGGCGACCCCCCCTCTGCTGACCACCGGAAGCCCGGCACCGCCGTCCCTGCCCTCCTCGAGGAGCGCTTCCTCGTCATCATGCCCGGCGACGACGCCCCCACCGTCCTCGCCATCCCCATTTCCAAACCTCCCTCCGCCGCCTCCTCCACCCCCTCCTCGGCCCTCTCCGCCGCCGCCGCGGCCACCGACCAGGACGTCCGACAACCTTCCTCCTGA